Proteins encoded within one genomic window of Vanrija pseudolonga chromosome 3, complete sequence:
- the ATP7 gene encoding ATP synthase subunit d, mitochondrial, with product MSAIRSASANVDWSKIYSGLGLNKETLTELQAFRARNTAAFNKAAAIKATVPELDLAHYKSVLKDQSVIQQAEKVLAEFKPADYDVSKWNGVVDAFEGKAVEAAKATVTKISSEEESLKKTLSNIQDARPFEDLTAAEVGHARPEITHAVETMLKKGKWTVPGYRETFGEFSLM from the exons ATGTCCGCCATCCGCTCCGCGTCGGCCAACGTCGACTGGTCCAAGATCTACTCGGGTCTCGGCCTCAACAAGG AGACTCTTACCGAACTCCAGGCGTTCCGTGCCCGCAACACCGCTGCCTTcaacaaggccgccgccatcaaggCTACCgtccccgagctcgacctcgcccactACAAGTCGGTCCTCAAGGACCAGTCTGTCATCCAGCAGGCCGAGAAGGTGCTTGCCGAGTTCAAGCCCGCCGACTACGACGTGTCCAAGTGGAACGGTGTCGTTGACGCGttcgagggcaaggccgtcgaggccgccaaggcgacCGTGACTAAGATCTCGTCCGAGGAGGAGTCGCTCAAGAAGACGCTCTCCAACATCCAGGACGCGCGCCCCTTCGAGGACctgaccgccgccgaggtcggccacgcccgccccgaGATCacccacgccgtcgagaccATGCTCAAGAAGGGCAAGTGGACCGTCCCCGGCTACCGCGAGACCTTTGGCGAGTTCTCGTTGATGTAA
- the SPBC2G5.01 gene encoding UPF0674 endoplasmic reticulum membrane protein produces MSGILQAIAQLTPAAPQQLSRDYDGVEYRWKAFSFRPAAFKFEGYMLAVLGGYVILHLLGKAYNTARAKKLYDPYVSLIKSQFTLVRPAVPSSSALHLLYATGRRNVLALHATLTLLPYHDIITLVYEFAWSIIEPTADISEGFTFGLTLGRGAAGLQGEGLGVWALVNKNSLKKVKEQRYDLSFPRLHESAAVPVTHTVFAEHSDVNDVVFKTANVGVTEVLADPVAADILKYLIITDQPSERPMRGALKPEYKAREISLAVYKPTNAEQEAAVAAWLQVALNLADLEGKPGLLKAEVARKIAKTRVEVDASLNSKYKKELEEDSPPEQTPEDKRLAKKKAERAQLSEKELKKVEELERKREMRKMQKRQMK; encoded by the exons ATGTCCGGCATCCTCCAGGCCATTGcgcagctcacgcccgcggcgccgcagcagctcTCGCGCGACTACGACGGCGTAGAGTACCGCTGGAAGGCGTTCTCGTTCCGCCCGGCCGCCTTCAAGTTTGAGGGCTACatgctcgccgtgctcggcggctATGTGATCCTGCATCTGCTCGGCAAGGCGTACAACACGGCACGGGCAAAGAAGCT CTACGACCCCTACGTCTCCCTCATCAAGTCGCAGTTCACGCTCGTCCGCCCCGCTGtcccgtcgagctcggcgctccACCTGCTGTACGCGACCGGCCGGCGCaacgtcctcgcgctccacgCGACCCTCACGCTCCTTCCGTACCACGACATCATCACCCTCGTGTACGAGTTTGCCTGGTCCATCATCGAGCCCACCGCCGACATCAGCGAGGGCTTCACGTTCGGGCTTaccctcggccgcggcgccgctggcctgcagggcgagggcctcggcgtctgGGCTCTGGTCAACAAGAACTCGctcaagaaggtcaaggagcAGCGTTATGATCTG TCCTTCCCCCGCCTCCACGagtccgccgccgtgcccgtgaCCCACACCGTCTTTGCCGAGCACTCGGATGTCAACGACGTCGTGTTCAAGACGGCCAACGTCGGCGTGACcgaggtcctcgccgaccccgTGGCTGCCGACATCCTCAAGTACCTGATCATCACTGACCAGCCGTCTGAGCGCCCCATGCGCGGCGCCCTCAAGCCCGAGTACAAGGCGCGCGAgatctcgctcgccgtctACAAGCCCACCaacgccgagcaggaggcggccgtcgccgcgtgGCTCCAGGTCgccctcaacctcgccgacctcgagggcaagcccggcctcctcaaggccgaggtcgcccgCAAGATTGCCAAgacgcgcgtcgaggtcgacgcgagcCTCAACTCCAAGTACaagaaggagctcgaggaggacagcCCTCCCGAGCAGACGCCCGAGGACAAGCGCCtcgccaagaagaaggccgagcgTGCGCAGCTCTCGgagaaggagctcaagaaggtcgaggagctcgagcgcaagcgcgagatGCGCAAGATGCAGAAGCGCCAGATGAAGTAG
- the hem1 gene encoding 5-aminolevulinate synthase, mitochondrial: MHVSNLLRYSSVCPFLGHSTPATLRNLASVGASATGATALTVKAAQCPMMGPQLMAKKRAAARGYASVAGNRDVEQIHKSKDIPFNPAGTPTGKCPHAKAASEAASIAQREADLKAAAVEKPSPKAPASGFDYETFYQAELDKKHKDKSYRYFNNINRMAAKFPVAHTKSTAEEVDVWCSNDYLGMSKNPVVIDTMSRTLNRYGAGAGGTRNIAGNGALHLSLEDELAGLHRKDAALVFSSCYVANDACLATLGAKLPGCVIFSDNLNHASMIQGIRHSGTKKVIFKHNDLADLEAKLKTVPKETPKIIAFESVYSMCGSVAPIEGICDLAEEYGAITFLDEVHAVGMYGPTGAGVAEHLDFAAHYATRGSNKPVRRSVQDRIDIITGTLGKAYGVVGGYIAGSSDMVDVVRSYAPGFIFTTSLPPAIVAGAQASIAYQREFLGDRRLQQLNTREVKGQFKDLGIPVVPNPSHIIPVLVGDAALAKEASDMLLSKHKIYVQSINYPTVPVGEERLRITPTPGHTHEQVAHLVESVDSVFNELNLKREADWVALGGRAGVGAPNAEPVQQVWSDAELGLLDGTAPVSLAKGAKSVVPGEAIKVAEKRLTHLLDVGPRLGETAASA; the protein is encoded by the exons ATGCACGTCTCCAACCTCCTCCGCTACTCGTCGGTCTGCCCCTTCCTCGGGCACTCGACCCCGGCCACTCTCCGCAACCTTGCCTCGGTCGGTGCCAGCGCTACGGGCGCGACCGCCCTCACGGTCAAGGCTGCCCAGTGCCCCATGATGGGCCCTCAGCTCATggccaagaagcgcgccgctgcccgcggcTACGCTTCCGTCGCTGGCAACCGTGACGTTGAGCAGATCCACAAG AGCAAGGACATCCCCTTCAACCCCGCTGGTACCCCCACTGGCAAGTGCCCCCACGCCAAGGCTGCCAGCGAGGCCGCGTCCATCGCtcagcgcgaggccgacctcaaggccgccgccgtcgagaagcCCTCGCCCAAGGCCCCCGCCTCGGGCTTTGACTACGAGACCTTCTaccaggccgagcttgacAAGAAGCACAAGGACAAGTCGTACCGCTACTTTAACAACATTAACCGCATGGCGGCCAAGTTCCCCGTCGCTCACACCAAGAgcacggccgaggaggtcgacgtctGGTGCTCCAACGACTATCTCGGCATGAGCAAGAACCCTGTTGTTATTGACACGATGTCTCGTACCCTCAACCGTTacggtgccggtgctggtggcACCCGTAACATTGCCGGCAACGGTGCTCTCCACctctcgctcgaggacgagctcgctggTCTTCACCGAAAggacgccgccctcgtcttcTCTTCTTGCTACGTCGCCAACGACGCTTGTCTTGCtaccctcggcgccaagctGCCTGGCTGCGTCATCTTCTCGGACAACCTCAACCACGCCTCCATGATCCAGGGTATCCGTCACTCTGGTACCAAGAAGGTCATCTTCAAGCACaatgacctcgccgacctcgaggccaagctcaagacTGTCCCCAAGGAGACCCCCAAGATCATTGCCTTTGAGTCGGTCTACTCGATGTGTGGTTCGGTCGCCCCCATTGAGGGCATCTGtgaccttgccgaggagTACGGTGCCatcaccttcctcgacgaggttcacgccgtcggcatgTACGGACCCACCGGTGCCGGtgtcgccgagcacctcgactTTGCTGCCCACTACGCCACCCGTGGCTCCAACAAGCCTGTCCGTCGCTCGGTCCAGGACCGTATCGACATCATCACCGGCACCCTTGGCAAGGCCTAcggtgtcgtcggtggcTACATTGCCGGCTCGTCTGACATGGTCGACGTTGTCCGCTCGTACGCCCCGGGCTTCATCTTCACCACCTCGCTTCCTCCTGCCATTGTCGCTGGTGCCCAGGCCTCGATCGCCTACCAGCGCGAGTTCCTCGGCGACCGTCGCCTCCAGCAGCTCAACACCCGTGAGGTCAAGGGCCAGTTCAAGGACCTCGGCATCCCCGTCGTCCCCAACCCCTCGCACATTATCCCCGTGCTTGTTGgtgacgccgccctcgccaaggaggcctCGGACATGCTCCTCTCCAAGCACAAGATCTACGTCCAGTCGATCAACTACCCCACTGTCCCTGTGGGTGAGGAGCGTCTCCGCATTACGCCCACTCCCGGCCACACGCACGAGCAGGttgcccacctcgtcgagtcgGTTGACTCGGTCTTCAACGAGCTCAACCTCAAGCGCGAGGCTGACTGGGTTGCTCTTGGCGGCCgtgccggtgtcggcgcccCCAACGCTGAGCCTGTCCAGCAGGTTTggtcggacgccgagcttggtcTCCTCGACGGCACTGCGCCCGTCTCGCTTGCCAAGGGCGCTAAGAGCGTCGTTCCGGGCGAGGCCATCAAGGTTGCTGAGAAGCGCCTCACGCACCTTCTCGACGTCGGACCTCGCCTTGGCGAGACTGCCGCGTCGGCCTAA